A single Deinococcus betulae DNA region contains:
- a CDS encoding MDR family oxidoreductase codes for MSTLPATFRALRVQQDDQGTHAEFQTLPLSALPAGDVVVAVSHSSLNYKDGLAVLGHPGVLKAHPMTPGIDLAGTVLEDRSGRWAPGAPVLLTGWGIGERQDGGYAELARVCPDWLVALPPGTTPHWAMSVGTAGFTAMLAVLALEAAGLKSGQGEVLVTGAAGGVGSTAVALLAAAGHEVVASTGRPEEAAYLHDLGAARVIGREEVSGLTRPLEKERWAGVVDTVGGATLAGAYASTRTHGSVAVCGLAGGHDLRTTVFPLILRGVNLLGVDSVTCPAERREAAWARLARDLPAARLAPITQTRGLSEVPTLAPEILAGRVRGRTVIDVRR; via the coding sequence ATGTCCACCCTGCCTGCGACCTTCCGCGCTCTGCGTGTTCAGCAAGACGATCAGGGCACGCACGCCGAGTTTCAGACCCTGCCGCTCAGCGCATTGCCCGCCGGGGACGTGGTGGTGGCGGTGTCTCACTCCAGCCTGAATTACAAAGATGGCCTGGCGGTGCTGGGCCACCCGGGCGTCCTGAAGGCGCATCCCATGACACCGGGCATTGACCTGGCCGGCACGGTGCTGGAAGACCGCTCTGGGCGCTGGGCCCCTGGCGCTCCCGTCCTCCTGACCGGCTGGGGAATAGGCGAGCGCCAGGACGGGGGGTATGCCGAGCTGGCCCGCGTGTGCCCCGACTGGCTGGTGGCCCTGCCTCCGGGGACCACGCCCCACTGGGCCATGAGTGTGGGCACAGCTGGTTTTACGGCCATGCTGGCTGTGCTGGCGCTGGAGGCCGCTGGCCTGAAATCCGGTCAGGGTGAGGTGTTGGTGACGGGTGCGGCGGGCGGCGTGGGGAGTACCGCCGTGGCGCTGCTGGCCGCTGCTGGCCATGAGGTCGTCGCCAGCACTGGCCGCCCAGAGGAGGCAGCTTACCTGCACGACCTGGGCGCCGCCCGCGTGATAGGACGTGAGGAGGTGTCTGGCCTGACCCGGCCCCTGGAAAAGGAGCGCTGGGCCGGCGTGGTGGACACCGTCGGCGGCGCGACCCTGGCTGGCGCCTACGCCTCGACCCGCACCCACGGTTCGGTGGCAGTGTGCGGGCTGGCGGGGGGGCACGACCTGCGGACGACGGTGTTTCCGCTGATTTTACGCGGCGTCAATCTGCTGGGCGTGGACTCGGTGACGTGCCCGGCCGAGCGCCGGGAGGCCGCCTGGGCCCGCCTGGCCCGTGATCTGCCTGCCGCGCGCCTGGCCCCCATCACCCAGACACGGGGGCTGAGCGAGGTGCCGACGTTGGCCCCAGAGATTCTGGCGGGGCGTGTGCGGGGCCGCACCGTGATAGACGTGCGCCGCTGA
- a CDS encoding ABC transporter substrate-binding protein, translated as MKKILTLALALSVGTAAAQSQSTFTWPNAWTAEPNTANKRGGELRLAQFSDFKSFNPFTSSEADSIPIRMGSGSGLFTQDPRNDEFIPYMAAAPAVISNNNKRFVVKIRQGMKFSDGKDITVDDFITTWKIHTDDKVGSNSRDSFFLAGKPITLKKIDNYTIQFDFPQTSASALGIMSFTPWPDHIFGAAYRSGGADAVKKLWTLATPASQIVSPGTWTLESYRAGERTVFKKNTYWGDWNKDSRGQELPYLNTMSVRIFADANAQLAAFLAGQVDTVPMRNADDLAQTKRAIDNGSLKAFLKANASPQATSQWITFNWNKDGDAAKQKLFRDVRFRRAMSHIANRDAMVQLALGGLGTPTYYSVYPIFRQQIDAGVAAGAPQYKYNLAEASRLLAQLGYSKKNAQGYLQNSAGKVLEFNLSTNAGNTVREQLGRIFADEAKKVGVKVNFTPIDFNALVSQLTAKGENRPFDAILLGLSGGSNVWSFGNNVVPCGSNLHSYNNPTSGKCLTSQEQLMTKLYYQGDAELNDARRRAIGAQLMKTEGELQPVIYLVGANFHVAFNERLGGEFPAAMMDAYYGHRFNALTFIK; from the coding sequence ATGAAGAAGATCCTGACCCTTGCTCTGGCCCTGAGTGTCGGCACGGCCGCTGCACAGTCACAGTCCACCTTTACCTGGCCCAATGCCTGGACTGCTGAGCCGAACACGGCCAATAAGCGTGGCGGCGAGTTGCGTCTGGCCCAGTTCTCGGACTTCAAGTCGTTTAACCCATTTACCAGCAGTGAAGCAGACAGCATTCCCATCCGCATGGGTTCGGGCAGTGGTCTGTTCACCCAGGATCCCCGCAACGATGAGTTCATTCCGTACATGGCCGCTGCTCCAGCGGTGATCAGCAACAACAACAAACGGTTTGTAGTCAAGATTCGCCAGGGCATGAAGTTCAGTGATGGCAAGGACATTACGGTTGACGACTTCATCACCACTTGGAAGATTCACACTGACGATAAGGTCGGTAGCAACAGCCGCGACAGCTTCTTCCTGGCGGGCAAGCCCATCACCCTCAAGAAGATTGACAACTACACCATTCAGTTTGACTTCCCGCAGACCAGCGCCTCGGCCCTGGGCATCATGTCCTTCACGCCCTGGCCTGACCATATCTTCGGTGCGGCATACCGCAGCGGCGGCGCCGACGCCGTCAAGAAGCTGTGGACCCTGGCCACCCCAGCGAGTCAGATTGTCTCGCCCGGCACCTGGACGCTGGAGTCCTACCGCGCCGGCGAGCGCACTGTGTTCAAGAAGAACACCTACTGGGGCGACTGGAACAAAGACAGCCGTGGTCAGGAGCTGCCTTACCTGAACACCATGTCCGTGCGTATCTTTGCAGATGCCAACGCCCAACTGGCCGCGTTCCTGGCCGGTCAGGTGGACACGGTGCCCATGCGTAACGCCGACGACTTGGCCCAGACCAAGCGCGCCATTGACAACGGCAGCCTCAAGGCCTTCCTGAAGGCCAACGCCAGCCCACAGGCCACCAGCCAGTGGATCACCTTCAACTGGAACAAAGACGGTGACGCGGCCAAACAGAAGCTGTTCCGTGACGTGCGCTTCCGCCGCGCCATGAGCCACATTGCCAACCGCGACGCGATGGTGCAGCTGGCCCTGGGTGGTCTCGGCACCCCCACCTACTACAGCGTGTACCCAATCTTCCGCCAGCAGATTGATGCGGGTGTGGCTGCCGGCGCGCCGCAGTACAAGTACAACTTGGCCGAGGCCAGCCGCCTGCTGGCCCAGCTGGGTTACTCGAAGAAGAATGCCCAGGGTTACTTGCAGAACAGCGCAGGCAAGGTACTGGAATTCAACCTGAGCACCAATGCAGGTAACACCGTGCGCGAGCAACTGGGCCGCATCTTTGCCGACGAAGCCAAGAAGGTTGGCGTCAAGGTGAACTTCACGCCCATTGACTTCAACGCGCTGGTCAGCCAACTCACGGCCAAGGGCGAGAACCGTCCCTTCGACGCCATCTTGCTAGGCCTGTCGGGCGGCAGCAACGTCTGGAGCTTCGGCAACAACGTCGTGCCCTGCGGCAGCAACCTGCACTCCTACAACAACCCCACCAGCGGTAAGTGCCTGACCAGCCAGGAACAGCTGATGACCAAGCTGTACTACCAGGGTGACGCCGAGCTGAACGACGCCCGCCGCCGCGCGATTGGCGCTCAGCTCATGAAGACCGAAGGCGAGCTGCAGCCCGTCATCTACCTTGTGGGCGCCAACTTCCACGTGGCCTTCAACGAGCGTCTGGGCGGCGAGTTCCCAGCGGCCATGATGGACGCCTACTACGGCCACCGCTTCAACGCCCTGACATTCATCAAGTAA
- the secG gene encoding preprotein translocase subunit SecG, whose amino-acid sequence MILNLFIVLFALACLALVFFVLLQVPKQAGLSASMASGGSLLGGRGVEGGLIRITSVLGGFFMLLALLISFVSR is encoded by the coding sequence ATGATTCTGAACCTGTTTATCGTGCTGTTTGCGCTGGCGTGCCTGGCGCTGGTGTTTTTCGTACTGCTGCAAGTGCCCAAGCAGGCGGGGCTCTCGGCCAGCATGGCGTCAGGCGGTTCCCTGCTGGGTGGGCGCGGTGTCGAGGGTGGCCTGATTCGCATCACCAGTGTACTGGGTGGGTTTTTCATGCTGCTGGCGCTGCTGATTAGTTTCGTGTCGCGCTGA
- a CDS encoding ABC transporter permease, with the protein MIPFLLRRVVQSIPTLFLASLLIFFIIQLAPGDFLTPAKLNPNISPEQIANLERNFGLDRHPIEQYFLWMKNMLFNFDFGLSFMYQQPALDVMKPRIVNSLWLVLLTTVFFYAISIPLGVYGAVRQNSLADKSVNVVLYFLLGFPSFFLALIVIFGILELKRITGGRIDLPFGGMTSAGFNDLSQFRQVLDILSHLLIPALVLAISDAAGLTRVIRGQMLEVMRADYIRTARAKGVSENTAIWKHTFRNAILPIVAGIGSLLPAAISGAGLLEVVFGYPGITPMILEALGAQDLYLIAGFTVIGTVLLILGNALSDILLAVVDPRIKVG; encoded by the coding sequence ATGATTCCATTTCTGCTGCGGCGGGTGGTGCAGTCCATCCCCACCCTCTTTCTCGCCAGCCTGCTGATTTTTTTCATCATTCAGCTGGCGCCTGGCGACTTTTTGACCCCGGCAAAACTCAACCCGAACATTAGTCCCGAGCAGATCGCCAACCTGGAACGGAATTTTGGCCTTGACCGCCATCCCATCGAGCAGTATTTCCTCTGGATGAAGAACATGCTGTTCAACTTCGATTTCGGACTGTCGTTTATGTATCAGCAGCCGGCACTGGACGTGATGAAGCCGCGCATCGTGAATTCGCTGTGGCTGGTGCTTCTGACTACAGTCTTCTTTTATGCGATTTCTATTCCTCTGGGTGTGTACGGCGCAGTGCGGCAGAACTCTCTTGCCGATAAGTCCGTCAACGTGGTGCTCTACTTTTTGCTGGGCTTTCCTAGCTTTTTTCTGGCGTTGATTGTGATTTTCGGTATTCTCGAACTCAAGCGGATTACCGGCGGCAGAATAGACCTGCCTTTTGGCGGCATGACCAGTGCAGGCTTCAATGACCTCAGCCAGTTCAGGCAGGTTCTGGACATCCTCAGCCACCTCCTGATTCCTGCACTGGTGCTGGCCATCAGTGACGCGGCTGGCCTGACCCGCGTCATCCGTGGGCAGATGCTGGAAGTGATGCGCGCCGATTACATCCGTACTGCCCGTGCCAAAGGTGTTTCTGAAAATACAGCCATCTGGAAGCACACTTTCCGCAATGCGATTCTGCCCATTGTTGCCGGAATTGGCAGCCTGCTGCCTGCTGCCATTAGTGGAGCAGGCCTGTTGGAAGTCGTGTTCGGGTATCCGGGCATCACGCCCATGATTCTTGAAGCCTTGGGTGCTCAGGATCTGTACCTGATTGCGGGCTTTACAGTCATCGGTACAGTGCTTCTCATTCTGGGCAACGCCCTGAGTGACATTCTCCTGGCGGTCGTTGACCCCCGCATCAAGGTTGGTTGA
- a CDS encoding S8 family serine peptidase — MPNLLPRLPGLLLLTALLAACNPTPTPSDALDARTVPLAQAASGSTSVPFAGQWRVTDRPDWLSVTPLSGQGNVTLTITADRAAATPLKANQSELSGQIKIEWTSGTGSAAKSGAALWTVTAQQFELGGRLVAPAQAQGQDAQSAASLRTQAPAGAARGIIVKYRSASLKAQSDAALDALQGGRRALEAAGLRVMAASPLGAASARLEVANVDAALAALRADPQVEYAVPNAVLSAQAQPVVPSDQFASLQWAYPLMGYGGVWRDMEAGGYTKPVTVAVVDTGVRFDHPDLKGQLWGPGEGALDVLPFTAGDAQTSPYDSGDGDGPDTDPTDPTVQGRTTGSHGTHVTGIIAARWGDNGVPCDGCSQTGVVGASYKANIKVLPIRVLDAQGNTSEADVISAVRYAAGLPVTLGTTTYRNPHPAQVINLSLGGDISADTARPMCDAIAEARSAGSLVIAAAGNGYGTSPYYPAACSAAVAVGSVTLSGGSAPQRSKFSNAYPEVQLSAPGGAEPYGGNRFNGGTLNGQPFPDVILSTDWDYVKNQPNYAAQVGTSQASPQVAALAALLLSKGVTTGPADTLARLVATATDLGAQGRDDQFGYGMVNAAAALNAPAVSSTLGLRLQSARGLTFQPAVDALGRFQAYLGDGTYRVIGGLDTDGNGIYGEAHEKRVEREVTLAPASPRVDVGDLQPR; from the coding sequence ATGCCCAACTTGCTGCCCCGCCTGCCCGGCCTGCTGCTGCTGACCGCCCTGCTGGCCGCGTGTAATCCGACCCCGACGCCCAGCGATGCCCTTGACGCCCGCACCGTCCCACTGGCCCAGGCCGCCAGCGGCAGTACGAGCGTTCCATTCGCGGGGCAGTGGCGAGTCACTGACCGCCCGGACTGGCTCAGCGTCACCCCTCTGTCTGGGCAGGGAAATGTCACCCTGACCATCACGGCCGACCGCGCGGCAGCCACGCCCCTGAAGGCCAATCAGTCCGAGCTCAGTGGGCAGATCAAGATTGAATGGACCTCCGGCACGGGCAGCGCGGCCAAATCAGGGGCGGCACTCTGGACGGTCACCGCTCAGCAGTTTGAACTGGGTGGGCGCCTGGTCGCCCCTGCTCAGGCCCAGGGTCAGGACGCGCAGTCTGCGGCGTCGCTCAGGACACAGGCCCCAGCCGGCGCTGCACGCGGCATCATTGTGAAATACCGAAGCGCCAGCCTGAAAGCGCAGAGCGACGCCGCCTTGGACGCTCTTCAGGGGGGCCGGCGTGCGCTGGAAGCCGCTGGGCTCAGGGTAATGGCTGCCTCACCCCTGGGCGCGGCGAGTGCCCGGCTGGAGGTGGCGAACGTGGACGCCGCTCTGGCGGCCCTGCGCGCTGACCCTCAAGTCGAATACGCCGTGCCCAACGCTGTCCTGAGCGCTCAGGCCCAGCCCGTCGTGCCCAGCGACCAGTTTGCCAGCCTGCAATGGGCCTACCCTTTGATGGGGTACGGCGGCGTGTGGCGCGACATGGAAGCAGGCGGCTACACCAAGCCCGTCACGGTGGCCGTCGTGGATACCGGCGTCCGTTTTGATCATCCTGACCTGAAGGGCCAGTTGTGGGGCCCAGGCGAGGGCGCCCTGGACGTGCTGCCCTTTACGGCCGGCGACGCCCAGACCTCGCCCTACGACAGCGGCGACGGCGACGGCCCCGACACCGACCCCACCGACCCCACCGTCCAGGGCCGCACCACAGGCAGTCACGGCACTCACGTCACCGGCATCATCGCCGCGCGCTGGGGCGACAATGGGGTGCCCTGTGATGGCTGTAGCCAGACTGGGGTGGTCGGTGCCAGCTACAAGGCCAATATCAAGGTGCTGCCGATTCGGGTGCTGGACGCGCAGGGCAACACCAGCGAGGCCGATGTGATTTCGGCGGTGCGCTACGCGGCGGGCTTGCCGGTCACCCTAGGCACCACCACCTACCGCAACCCCCACCCCGCGCAGGTCATCAACCTCAGCCTGGGCGGCGACATCAGCGCCGATACCGCCCGCCCCATGTGTGACGCCATTGCAGAGGCCCGCAGCGCCGGTTCGCTGGTCATTGCGGCGGCGGGCAACGGCTACGGCACCTCGCCCTACTATCCGGCGGCCTGCTCCGCGGCGGTGGCCGTGGGCAGCGTGACCCTCTCAGGCGGCAGCGCGCCGCAAAGGTCGAAGTTCAGTAACGCTTATCCCGAGGTGCAGCTCTCGGCGCCGGGCGGCGCTGAGCCCTACGGCGGCAACCGTTTTAACGGCGGAACCCTGAACGGTCAGCCTTTCCCAGACGTGATTCTCTCGACGGACTGGGACTACGTGAAGAACCAGCCCAATTACGCCGCCCAGGTGGGCACCAGCCAGGCCAGCCCGCAGGTGGCGGCCCTGGCGGCGCTACTCCTCAGTAAGGGCGTCACGACTGGCCCTGCCGACACGCTGGCCCGCCTGGTGGCCACGGCCACCGATCTGGGGGCCCAGGGCCGCGACGACCAGTTTGGCTACGGCATGGTCAACGCGGCCGCCGCCCTGAATGCGCCCGCAGTCAGCAGCACCCTGGGCCTGCGGCTGCAAAGCGCGCGCGGCCTGACCTTTCAGCCTGCTGTGGACGCGCTGGGCCGGTTCCAGGCGTACCTGGGCGACGGCACCTACCGCGTAATTGGCGGCCTGGACACCGACGGCAACGGCATTTACGGCGAAGCCCACGAGAAGCGGGTCGAGCGCGAGGTGACGCTGGCCCCGGCCTCGCCCCGCGTGGATGTCGGCGACCTGCAACCCCGCTAA
- a CDS encoding metal-binding protein, with amino-acid sequence MARVPSGRVHNLINIAAYSVLAAATLVASRLEAVVVTPAQGLWFTLAYAAGTFLLSPDLDLAEGRVDSKRHWGVLGVLWVPYGMLFSHRGWSHTWLVGPLTRLLYVALIVALVLGLLTYLVPGLTLPTLPEPLSWKVAAPLLVGYYLSQWLHLMADGVRPDHGARRVRRK; translated from the coding sequence ATGGCGCGCGTGCCCAGTGGACGAGTGCATAACCTGATCAATATTGCGGCCTATAGCGTGTTGGCCGCGGCTACGCTGGTGGCTTCCCGGCTGGAAGCCGTGGTGGTGACGCCCGCTCAGGGCCTGTGGTTCACGCTGGCCTACGCTGCTGGCACGTTTCTTCTGTCGCCCGACCTTGACCTGGCCGAGGGGCGAGTGGACAGCAAGCGGCACTGGGGGGTCTTGGGGGTGCTGTGGGTGCCTTACGGCATGCTCTTTAGTCACCGGGGGTGGTCACACACCTGGCTGGTGGGGCCGCTCACTCGTCTGCTCTACGTGGCACTGATCGTGGCGTTGGTGCTGGGTCTGCTGACCTATCTGGTGCCGGGGTTGACGCTTCCTACCTTGCCCGAGCCGCTGAGCTGGAAGGTTGCCGCGCCGCTGCTGGTGGGGTATTACCTCAGCCAGTGGTTGCACTTGATGGCCGATGGTGTGCGGCCAGACCACGGCGCGCGGCGGGTGCGCCGCAAGTAG